One segment of Meleagris gallopavo isolate NT-WF06-2002-E0010 breed Aviagen turkey brand Nicholas breeding stock chromosome 8, Turkey_5.1, whole genome shotgun sequence DNA contains the following:
- the SFXN4 gene encoding sideroflexin-4: MALGAQSETKQAFLLSLASVHPDTGKIIPAFFRPPAFLPVTLPLVISSSLQLQAKQIFLCQFAFHAYTTGFTLLNGNFTTKDEENSLHQKQILFGVGAVSYAALLGVCFSFFFMDRYTLKSPVTHLVVKRLLPAPLLGLMSAFTVVAVRSPEFENGIEVMDRNGKVVGVSKKAGEKAVRETALSRGILFGTTFFLPAALMHFVERVNTARTPRALASTRLLLITAVLAGMLPTSFGMFPQCGEIKREELEAEILSSTEETVLFYNRGV; the protein is encoded by the exons ATGGCTCTGGGAGCTCAGTCTGAA ACAAAACAAGCCTTCCTGCTGAGCCTG gcCAGTGTACATCCTGATACAGGCAAGATAATTCCTGCTTTCTTCAGACCTCCAG ctttCTTGCCTGTAACTCTTCCATTG GTCATTTCTTCATCGCTTCAGCTGCAGGCAAAacaaatttttctttgtcag TTTGCATTTCATGCATACACCACAGGATTTACCCTATTAAATGGAAATTTTACCACTAAGGATGAA GAGAACTCGCTTCACCAAAAGCAAATCTTGTTTGGTGTGGGAGCCGTTTCCTATGCAGCACTTTTGGGTGTAT gcttttcctttttctttatggaCCGGTACACGTTGAAGAGCCCAGTAACACATCTAGTTGTCAAAAGGCTTCTACCTGCTCCTCTTTTAG GCTTGATGAGTGCTTTTACTGTGGTAGCAGTGAGAAGCCCAGAATTTGAGAATGGAATTGAAGTGATGGACAGGAATGGCAAGGTTGTAGGAGTGTCAAAGAAGGCTGGTGAGAAG GCTGTTAGAGAAACAGCATTATCAAGAGGAATCTTGTTTGGGACAACATTCTTCCTGCCAGCTGCACTTATGCACTTTGTGGAAAG AGTGAACACTGCAAGAACTCCACGTGCTTTGGCTTCAACAAGGCTGCTTCTGATTACGGCAGTACTGGCAGGGATGCTACCAACTTCATTTGGCATGTTCCCCCAGTGTGGTGAG ATAAAACGAGAAGAACTTGAAGCAGAAATTCTGTCTTCTACAGAAGAAACAGTATTATTCTACAATAGAGGAGTTTAG